One genomic region from Amaranthus tricolor cultivar Red isolate AtriRed21 chromosome 12, ASM2621246v1, whole genome shotgun sequence encodes:
- the LOC130796948 gene encoding transcription initiation factor TFIID subunit 9-like: MAEREEDLPRDAKIVKSLLRSMGVEEHEPRVVHQFLELWYRYVVDILTDAQVYSEYAGKDTIDSDDTKLAIQSKANSSFSQPPPREFFLEMARNKNKTPLPKTFGGAGIPLPPEEDTLISPNYQLVIPNMQNPLALEETEEEADAPSTSQQPKTDALRNTLQKVSFPLGAQRPK, encoded by the exons ATGGCAGAGAGAGAGGAAGACTTGCCAAGGGATGCAAAAATTGTGAAGTCATTGTTAAGATCTATGGGTGTTGAGGAGCACGAGCCCCGTGTTGTGCACCAATTTCTGGAGCTGTGGTATAGATATGTTGTAGACATCTTGACGGATGCACAAGTTTACTCAGAATATGCTGGAAAAGACACAATTGACTCTGATGATACAAAGCTTGCCATCCAATCAAAAGCGAATTCCAGCTTCTCACAACCACCACCACGAGAG TTTTTTTTGGAGATGGCTAGAAATAAGAACAAAACACCGCTACCAAAAACTTTTGGAGGCGCTGGAATCCCACTTCCACCTGAAGAAGATACCCTGATTAGCCCTAACTACCAGCTAGTGATACCAAATATGCAAAACCCCCTGGCACTAGAGGAAACAGAAGAAGAGGCTGATGCTCCTAGCACATCTCAACAGCCAAAGACTGATGCACTTCGGAACACTCTGCAGAAGGTTTCGTTCCCTCTGGGTGCACAGCGTCCAAAATAA
- the LOC130796950 gene encoding nicotianamine synthase-like, giving the protein MVCQEEPLVNKINELYEKISSLESLKPSQDVNMLFTQLVHTCMPPNPIDVTKLCNQIQEMRSNLIRLCGEAEGLLEKHYSTILASFDNPLHHLDIFPYFSNYLKLSLLEYNILTQNSIHVPKRVAFVGSGPLPLTSIVLALNHLHETQFDNYDIDPSANEMAARLVEPDPDLSSRMKFHTKDVMSVGKEELEEYDVVFLAALVGMNKEEKIKVIHHLAKNMAPGSTLMVRSAHGARAFLYPVVDPENLCGFEVLSVFHPTDEVINSVVIARKAVDLSSSIYSIEWEQNHTHNFSPMRLQSCKCLEIQPFNPLNHGNMIGELASSGHQ; this is encoded by the coding sequence ATGGTGTGCCAAGAAGAGCCATTGGTGAACAAAATTAATGAATTGTATGAGAAAATCTCAAGCCTTGAGAGTCTCAAACCTTCACAAGATGTCAACATGTTGTTCACACAACTTGTACATACTTGTATGCCTCCTAATCCTATTGATGTCACAAAATTATGCAACCAAATCCAAGAAATGAGGTCTAATTTAATTAGACTTTGTGGTGAAGCTGAGGGACTTCTTGAAAAACATTACTCAACAATTTTAGCCTCATTTGATAATCCGTTACACCATCTTgatatttttccttatttttccaACTATCTTAAGCTTAGCTTATTGGAGTACAATATTTTGACCCAAAACTCTATCCATGTGCCCAAACGGGTCGCATTTGTCGGGTCTGGCCCGCTCCCTCTCACATCGATCGTTCTTGCCCTAAACCACTTACACGAAACCCAATTTGATAACTATGACATTGATCCGTCCGCTAACGAGATggcggcccgtttggttgagcCTGATCCGGACTTGTCGTCCCGAATGAAATTCCACACTAAGGATGTTATGAGTGTGGGAAaagaagaacttgaagagtatGATGTTGTTTTCTTAGCTGCCCTTGTTGGTATGAACAAGGAGGAAAAGATTAAGGTTATACACCATTTAGCTAAGAACATGGCACCCGGTTCAACCCTAATGGTTCGGAGTGCCCATGGGGCTAGAGCTTTTTTGTACCCGGTTGTAGACCCGGAAAATCTATGTGGGTTTGAGGTCCTTTCGGTTTTTCATCCAACGGATGAGGTGATCAATTCGGTTGTGATTGCAAGGAAAGCCGTTGATTTATCTTCTTCCATTTACTCTATTGAATGGGAGCAAAACCATACCCATAACTTTTCTCCTATGAGGTTGCAAAGTTGCAAGTGTTTGGAAATTCAACCATTTAACCCTTTAAATCATGGAAATATGATTGGAGAATTAGCTTCTAGTGGTCATCAATAA
- the LOC130796949 gene encoding pentatricopeptide repeat-containing protein At1g09820-like — protein MNAQFHAISQFCRYPKSIYCRCNTPINSFTSLCNFVNLFCTSYSTQINETLGKNLIPISKISELISKQHWRELKTISNETNPNTILQQLFDFESDPLLIVQYFKWLERDCGVSHDIEVYFKVFYRLANDKLYGEIRKLLNGVVNNGKYSNFEVFHCLSRFGDSFGVNSMIVDMLVQTYVKNLKVGLAVEAVRRAWQYGFKLSSLSCNPLLNALVDEGKIKVMEHVFREMIRRRVQPDLITFNTVINGFCKVGQLQSAGDVLEDIKLWGLSPSVVTYNTLIDGYCKRERVGKMYKADALLKEMVSMNISPNEITYNTLIDGFCKDQNLAAAMKVYKEMQNQGLKPSNFTYNSLIRGLCSEGKTDEALEMRNSMSLLGLKPDITTYNVLINGYAKKGMVKEAKELLEDVAGNALTPNVVTFNTLIDAYCKVGMMNDAVSLHKLMLERNISPDVSTYNCLIGGFYRNNDFETGGAMIGKMKDAGIQPDVVTYNIRLGAYCRIGKTKKANRLLDEMLEIGLTPTHVTYNTLIDGYCTKGNLREAMNMRMRMEKNGRRANVVTYNVLIKGLCKKGKLQEANRLLNEMLKKGLVPNRITYEIIKEEMMEKGFTPDIDGHLYNQSSVR, from the coding sequence ATGAATGCTCAATTTCACgcaatttctcaattttgtcGATATCCCAAATCCATTTATTGCCGATGTAACACCCCTATTAATTCCTTTACATCTCTttgtaattttgttaatttgttttgtACTTCATATTCAACTCAAATCAATGAAACCCTAGGAAAAAATTTGATcccaatttcaaaaatttctgAGCTCATATCTAAGCAGCATTGGAGGGAACTGAAAACAATTTCGAACGAAACGAACCCTAACACGATTCTGCAacaattatttgattttgagtCGGACCCACTTTTGATTGTTCAGTATTTTAAATGGTTAGAGAGAGATTGTGGGGTTTCACATGATATTGAGGtgtattttaaggttttttatagGCTAGCTAATGATAAATTATATGGGGAAATTAGGAAATTGTTGAATGGGGTTGTGAATAATGGGAAGTATTCGAATTTCGAAGTTTTCCACTGTCTTTCGAGATTTGGTGACTCATTTGGGGTGAATTCTATGATTGTTGATATGTTGGTTCAGACTTATGTGAAGAATTTGAAGGTAGGTTTGGCAGTTGAGGCGGTAAGGCGAGCTTGGCAATATGGGTTTAAGTTATCATCTTTGTCGTGTAATCCGTTGTTGAACGCTTTGGTTGATGAAGGGAAGATAAAAGTTATGGAACATGTATTTAGGGAGATGATTAGGAGAAGAGTTCAGCCTGATCTCATTACATTTAACACTGTTATTAATGGGTTTTGCAAAGTAGGACAGTTGCAAAGTGCAGGAGATGTTTTAGAGGATATAAAATTATGGGGTTTATCTCCGTCTGTTGTTACGTATAATACTCTTATTGACGGGTATTGCAAGAGGGAGAGGGTTGGAAAGATGTATAAAGCGGATGCTCTTTTGAAAGAAATGGTATCAATGAACATAAGTCCGAATGAGATCACTTACAATACTCTCATTGACGGGTTTTGTAAGGATCAGAACTTAGCGGCTGCAATGAAGGTTTATAAAGAAATGCAGAACCAAGGACTGAAACCGAGTAACTTTACTTATAATTCGTTAATTAGGGGGCTTTGTAGTGAAGGGAAAACTGATGAAGCTTTAGAAATGAGAAATTCAATGTCTCTTCTAGGTTTGAAGCCAGATATTACGACATATAATGTTCTTATAAATGGCTATGCTAAAAAAGGCATGGTTAAGGAAGCTAAGGAGCTGCTAGAAGATGTTGCTGGGAATGCTTTGACTCCTAATGTTGTAACTTTTAATACTTTGATTGATGCTTATTGCAAGGTTGGGATGATGAATGATGCTGTTTCTTTGCATAAGTTAATGTTGGAGAGAAACATTTCTCCTGATGTTTCAACTTATAATTGCTTGATTGGTGGCTTTTATAGAAATAATGATTTCGAAACGGGTGGTGCTATGATAGGAAAAATGAAAGATGCTGGGATTCAACCCGATGTTGTGACGTATAACATAAGATTAGGTGCTTATTGCCGGATAGGCAAGACAAAAAAGGCTAACAGGCTATTAGATGAAATGTTGGAGATTGGTTTGACTCCAACTCATGTGACCTATAATACCTTAATTGATGGCTACTGTACTAAAGGAAATCTCAGGGAAGCCATGAATATGAGAATGAGAATGGAAAAAAATGGTCGACGAGCTAATGTTGTGACATACAATGTGCTAATAAAAGGTCTTTGTAAGAAAGGCAAGTTGCAAGAAGCAAATAGGCTTCTTAATGAGATGCTCAAGAAAGGTTTAGTCCCTAATCGGATCACATATGAAATAATCAAGGAGGAAATGATGGAGAAAGGATTTACTCCTGATATTGATGGACATCTATATAACCAATCTTCTGTGCGTTAA
- the LOC130796951 gene encoding pentatricopeptide repeat-containing protein At1g09820-like isoform X1, producing MNAQFHAISQFCRYPKSIYCRCNTPINSFTSLCNFVNLFCTSYSTQINETLGKNLIPISKISELISKQHWRELKTISNETNPNTILQQLFDFESDPLLIVQYFKWLERDCGVSHDIEVYFKVFYRLANDKLYGEIRKLLNGVVNNGKYSNFEVFHCLSRFGDSFGVNSMIVDMLVQTYVKNLKVGLAVEAVRRAWQYGFKLSSLSCNPLLNALVDEGKIKVMEHVFREMIRRRVQPDLITFNTVINGFCKVGQLQSAGDVLEDIKLWGLSPSVVTYNTLIDGYCKRERVGKMYKADALLKEMVSMNISPNEITYNTLIDGFCKDQNLAAAMKVYKEMQNQGLKPSNFTYNSLIRGLCSEGKTDEALEMRNSMSLLGLKPDITTYNVLINGYAKKGMVKEAKELLEDVAGNALTPNVVTFNTLIDAYCKVGMMNDAVSLHKLMLERNISPDVSTYNCLIGGFYRNNDFETGGAMIGKMKDAGIQPDVVTYNIRLGAYCRIGKTKKANRLLDEMLEIGLTPTHVTYNTLIDGYCTKGNLREAMNMRMRMEKNGRRANVVTYNVLIKGLCKKGKLQEANRLLNEMLKKGLVPNRITYEIIKEEMMEKGFTPDIDGHLYNQSSVR from the coding sequence ATGAATGCTCAATTTCACgcaatttctcaattttgtcGATATCCCAAATCCATTTATTGCCGATGTAACACCCCTATTAATTCCTTTACATCTCTttgtaattttgttaatttgttttgtACTTCATATTCAACTCAAATCAATGAAACCCTAGGAAAAAATTTGATcccaatttcaaaaatttctgAGCTCATATCTAAGCAGCATTGGAGGGAACTGAAAACAATTTCGAACGAAACGAACCCTAACACGATTCTGCAacaattatttgattttgagtCGGACCCACTTTTGATTGTTCAGTATTTTAAATGGTTAGAGAGAGATTGTGGGGTTTCACATGATATTGAGGtgtattttaaggttttttatagGCTAGCTAATGATAAATTATATGGGGAAATTAGGAAATTGTTGAATGGGGTTGTGAATAATGGGAAGTATTCGAATTTCGAAGTTTTCCACTGTCTTTCGAGATTTGGTGACTCATTTGGGGTGAATTCTATGATTGTTGATATGTTGGTTCAGACTTATGTGAAGAATTTGAAAGTAGGTTTGGCAGTTGAGGCGGTAAGGCGAGCTTGGCAATATGGGTTTAAGTTATCATCTTTGTCGTGTAATCCGTTGTTGAACGCTTTGGTTGATGAAGGGAAGATAAAAGTTATGGAACATGTATTTAGGGAGATGATTAGGAGAAGAGTTCAGCCTGATCTCATTACATTTAACACTGTTATTAATGGGTTTTGCAAAGTAGGACAGTTGCAAAGTGCAGGAGATGTTTTAGAGGATATAAAATTATGGGGTTTATCTCCGTCTGTTGTTACGTATAATACTCTTATTGACGGGTATTGCAAGAGGGAGAGGGTTGGAAAGATGTATAAAGCGGATGCTCTTTTGAAAGAAATGGTATCAATGAACATAAGTCCGAATGAGATCACTTACAATACTCTCATTGACGGGTTTTGTAAGGATCAGAACTTAGCGGCTGCAATGAAGGTTTATAAAGAAATGCAGAACCAAGGACTGAAACCGAGTAACTTTACTTATAATTCGTTAATTAGGGGGCTTTGTAGTGAAGGGAAAACTGATGAAGCTTTAGAAATGAGAAATTCAATGTCTCTTCTAGGTTTGAAGCCAGATATTACGACATATAATGTTCTTATAAATGGCTATGCTAAAAAAGGCATGGTTAAGGAAGCTAAGGAGCTGCTAGAAGATGTTGCTGGGAATGCTTTGACTCCTAATGTTGTAACTTTTAATACTTTGATTGATGCTTATTGCAAGGTTGGGATGATGAATGATGCTGTTTCTTTGCATAAGTTAATGTTGGAGAGAAACATTTCTCCTGATGTTTCAACTTATAATTGCTTGATTGGTGGCTTTTATAGAAATAATGATTTCGAAACGGGTGGTGCTATGATAGGAAAAATGAAAGATGCTGGGATTCAACCCGATGTTGTGACGTATAACATAAGATTAGGTGCTTATTGCCGGATAGGCAAGACAAAAAAGGCTAACAGGCTATTAGATGAAATGTTGGAGATTGGTTTGACTCCAACTCATGTGACCTATAATACCTTAATTGATGGCTACTGTACTAAAGGAAATCTCAGGGAAGCCATGAATATGAGAATGAGAATGGAAAAAAATGGTCGACGAGCTAATGTTGTGACATACAATGTGCTAATAAAAGGTCTTTGTAAGAAAGGCAAGTTGCAAGAAGCAAATAGGCTTCTTAATGAGATGCTCAAGAAAGGTTTAGTCCCTAATCGGATCACATATGAAATAATCAAGGAGGAAATGATGGAGAAAGGATTTACTCCTGATATTGATGGACATCTATATAACCAATCTTCTGTGCGTTAA
- the LOC130796951 gene encoding uncharacterized protein LOC130796951 isoform X2, with the protein MAEQVEVSEERLKSFLCQLQAETGILDRIIYKNKNQHRRCSYFQYLLKVKRDLKLFHSIHMEELLNSCLNVITGRKAKQKAHLLESLKRKKCDSGKSNFLDRLLGAARLLSEMVEPMLKAATEISTLLARSFFMGFSIMILALLGRLRVLVQQMLLDVVSVFNEVSSLSQKKQSIKITQNGIGVFREYYPSTEEEIVVLECIWKTDKFVLIESSGRVNKLHQDESLETVQPLETSIKYQSIDTFLGDDSKNNENDEDEDNISNTKRPRRESPPFQMLSAPEDSSENVQPSEITVPSSSESNFMAKTVAFVSVKPTAPLISNDVAVSVTNGSSSKRLLDDEGNALFRLFTEEEVRGSIF; encoded by the exons ATGGCTGAACAGGTTGAAGTATCTGAAGAAAGGTTGAAGTCTTTCCTATGTCAGTTGCAAGCAGAAACTGGAATTTTGGATCGGATCATTTATAAAAACAAGAATCAGCATCGAAGATGCTCCTATTTTCAGTACCTTTTGAAG GTAAAGAGGGATCTAAAACTATTTCATTCAATTCACATGGAGGAGCTCTTAAACTCATGTTTAAATGTAATCACTGGAAGAAAAGCCAAACAAAAGGCACACCTTCTTGAAAG TTTGAAGAGGAAAAAATGTGACAGCGgaaaatctaattttttggACCGTCTTCTAGGGGCTGCTCGCCTGCTATCTGAG ATGGTTGAACCTATGCTGAAGGCGGCTAC AGAAATCTCAACTTTGCTTGCTCGTTCGTTCTTCATGGGTTTCTCTATTATGATTCTTGCTCTGCTTGGTCGCCTCAGAGTTTTGGTTCAGCAG ATGCTACTGGATGTTGTTTCTGTGTTCAATGAAGTCTCTTCCCTTTCTCAGAAGAAACAGTCCATAAAAATAACTCAGAACGGAATAGGG GTTTTCCGAGAATATTATCCTTCGACGGAGGAGGAAATTGTTGTTTTAGAGTGTATCTGGAAAACAGATAAATTCGTATTGATCGAATCATCTGGTAGAGTCAACAAATTACATCAAGATGAGAGTTTAGAAACCGTACAGCCTTTGGAAACATCTATCAAGTATCAAAGTATTGACACTTTTCTCGGAG atgattCTAAGAACAATGAAAACGACGAGGATGAAGACAATATCTCAAATACTAAGAGACCGAGACGTGAATCACCACCATTTCAAATGCTTTCAGCACCAGAAGACAGCTCAGAAAACGTACAACCGAGTGAAATCACCGTTCCAAGCTCATCCGAGTCTAATTTTATGGCTAAGACAGTGGCGTTCGTATCTGTAAAGCCAACTGCTCCATTGATATCAAATGACGTAGCTGTATCTGTAACAAATGGGAGTAGTAGCAAGAGGCtgcttgatgatgaaggaaaCGCACTCTTCCGTCTTTTTACAGAGGAAGAAGTGCGAGGAAGTATTTTTTGA
- the LOC130796953 gene encoding chloroplastic lipocalin, giving the protein MQVIRSSLPSPILQCCSLSSSRGKFKDLVVKCSIDFKHSASGNVIPKHILSGLVASCIFFSQANLVYAADLPWQNSMCQLADVSSSQVPLPLDENANGEKGKVVMMMMRGMTVNNFDPVRYAGRWFEVASLKRGFAGQGQEDCHCTQGIYTFDMAAPAIQVDTFCVHGGPDGYITGIRGKVQCLSEEDKELKQTDLERQEMIKEKCYLRFPTLPFIPKEPYDVIATDYDNYAIVSGAKDRSFVQIYSRTPNPGPEFIEKYKSYLADFGYDPSKIKDTPQDCQVMSNTQLAAMMSQSGMQQALNNQFPDLELKAPVAFNPFTSVFETLKKLLELYFK; this is encoded by the exons atgcaagtAATTCGATCTTCATTACCCTCTCCAATTCTTCAATGTTGTTCACTCTCGAGTTCTAG GGGTAAGTTTAAAGATTTAGTTGTAAAATGCTCCATTGACTTTAAACACTCAGCTTCAGGAAATGTCATCCCAAAACATATATTATCTGGGCTTGTAGCTTCTTGCATATTCTTCTCACAAGCCAATTTG GTGTATGCGGCAGATCTTCCATGGCAAAATAGTATGTGTCAGCTTGCTGATGTCTCGAGCAGTCAGGTCCCTTTACCACTTGACGAGAATGCTAATGGCGAAAAGGGGAAGgttgtgatgatgatgatgagaggTATGACGGTTAATAATTTTGATCCAGTTCGATATGCTGGTAGATGGTTCGAGGTAGCCTCTCTTAAACGAGGATTTGCTGGACAAGGTCAGGAAGATTGTCATTGCACTCAG GGAATATACACATTTGATATGGCCGCTCCTGCAATACAAGTTGATACATTCTGTGTACATGGGGGTCCCGATGGTTATATCACTGGTATTAGGGGAAAGGTTCAGTGCCTCTCAGAAGAGGATAAAGAACTGAAACAAACCGATTTGGAAAGACAAGAGATGATCAAAGAAAAGTGTTATTTGCGTTTTCCTACTTTGCCGTTTATACCAAAGGAGCCTTATGATGTCATTGCAACTGATTATGATAACTATGCAATTGTCTCAGGAGCCAAAGACAGAAGTTTCGTCCAG ATATACTCGAGAACGCCTAACCCTGGTCCAGAATTTATTGAGAAGTACAAATCTTACCTAGCTGACTTTGGATATGATCCGAGCAAAATCAAAGATACTCCACAAGACTGCCAAGTTATGTCAAATACTCAACTGGCGGCAATGATGTCCCAATCGGGAATGCAACAGGCTCTAAACAATCAGTTTCCTGACCTCGAATTAAAGGCTCCTGTAGCGTTTAATCCATTCACGAGTGTCTTTGAGACATTGAAGAAGCTTCTTGAACTTTACTTCAAGTAG